In the genome of Falsirhodobacter halotolerans, one region contains:
- a CDS encoding glycosyltransferase, whose protein sequence is MKILFLHQNFPGQFLHLAPALKARGHDCLALTVEGNTRPSDIRTLRYRFSPSDRDGIGLAGDYARMTDRGLAVARAAYRLRADGYVPDVILGHSGWGETLFLKDIWPEARLLIYAEFFYRGQGQDTGFDPEFSAVGPDAGVRAQARGAHLSQALVHADAGISPTQWQADSHPATLRPMIRVIHDGVDTARMAPDPHAQVAVPNGPTLRAGDEVLTFVNRNLEPYRGYHIFLRALPDVLAARPRAQVVIVGGDGVSYGRAPPEGSWKDRFLTEMGDRLDRSRVHFLGNVPYGVFRSLMQVTRVHAYLTYPFVLSWSMLEAMSAGALVVGSDTPPVREVIRHGTNGLLVDFFDVAGWSAALTGALADPARHDGVRAAGRQTILDRYDLRAHCLPRMIAFVENRA, encoded by the coding sequence ATGAAAATCCTGTTCCTGCATCAGAACTTTCCCGGACAGTTCCTGCATCTTGCCCCGGCGTTGAAGGCGCGGGGCCACGACTGTCTGGCCCTGACGGTGGAGGGGAACACCCGTCCGTCCGACATCCGCACCCTGCGCTATCGCTTCAGCCCCAGCGACCGCGACGGCATCGGGCTTGCGGGCGATTACGCGCGGATGACCGACCGGGGGCTGGCCGTGGCGCGCGCCGCCTATCGTCTGCGGGCCGACGGCTATGTGCCGGATGTGATCCTCGGCCATTCCGGCTGGGGCGAGACGTTGTTTCTGAAGGACATCTGGCCCGAGGCGCGGCTGCTGATCTATGCCGAGTTCTTCTATCGCGGGCAGGGGCAGGATACGGGGTTCGACCCCGAGTTCAGCGCGGTGGGGCCGGATGCGGGGGTGCGCGCGCAGGCGCGGGGGGCGCATCTGTCGCAGGCGCTGGTCCATGCCGATGCCGGGATTTCGCCCACGCAGTGGCAGGCGGACAGCCACCCCGCGACCCTGCGCCCGATGATCCGGGTGATCCATGACGGGGTGGACACCGCCCGCATGGCCCCCGACCCCCATGCGCAGGTGGCCGTGCCGAACGGTCCCACCCTGCGCGCGGGGGACGAGGTGCTGACCTTCGTGAACCGCAATCTCGAACCTTATCGCGGGTATCACATCTTCCTGCGGGCCTTGCCAGACGTTCTGGCGGCACGGCCCCGCGCGCAGGTGGTGATTGTGGGGGGGGACGGCGTCAGCTATGGCCGCGCGCCCCCCGAAGGGTCGTGGAAGGACCGTTTCCTGACCGAGATGGGCGACCGCCTGGACCGGTCGCGCGTGCATTTTCTGGGGAACGTGCCTTACGGCGTGTTCCGGTCATTGATGCAGGTGACGCGGGTCCATGCCTACCTCACCTATCCGTTCGTCCTGTCCTGGTCGATGCTGGAGGCGATGTCGGCGGGCGCGCTGGTCGTGGGATCCGACACCCCCCCAGTGCGCGAGGTGATCCGGCACGGGACCAACGGGCTGCTGGTGGACTTCTTCGATGTGGCGGGGTGGTCGGCGGCGCTGACGGGGGCGCTGGCCGACCCCGCCCGGCATGACGGGGTGCGCGCGGCGGGGCGGCAGACGATTCTGGATCGGTATGATCTGCGCGCGCACTGCCTGCCGCGCATGATCGCCTTTGTCGAAAACCGGGCCTGA
- a CDS encoding sugar O-acetyltransferase, producing the protein MSELDKALRGELYDANYDAEVIARRKETKRLLHRINTLSPDEEDERRRLLGTLFGRIGARFVFDGAITCDYGSNITIGDDFYANSNLTILDGARVTIGDHVFIAPNVGLYTAGHPLDAGRRNAGLEYALPITIGHNVWIGGGVTVLPGVTIGDGAVIGAGAVVTRDVPPGVVAAGNPARVIRAITQADAARTEFSAARLPGAGDR; encoded by the coding sequence ATGAGCGAACTGGACAAGGCCCTGCGGGGCGAGCTTTATGACGCCAATTACGACGCCGAGGTGATCGCCCGGCGCAAGGAGACCAAACGTCTTCTGCACCGCATCAACACCCTGTCGCCCGACGAGGAGGACGAGCGCCGCCGCCTGCTTGGCACCCTGTTCGGGCGCATTGGCGCGCGGTTCGTGTTCGACGGGGCGATCACCTGCGATTACGGCTCCAACATCACCATCGGCGATGATTTCTATGCCAATTCCAACCTGACGATCCTGGACGGGGCGCGAGTCACCATCGGCGATCACGTGTTCATCGCGCCGAATGTGGGCCTCTACACCGCCGGGCATCCCCTGGATGCGGGCCGCCGGAATGCGGGGCTGGAATATGCCCTGCCCATCACCATCGGCCACAATGTCTGGATCGGCGGCGGGGTGACCGTCCTGCCGGGCGTCACGATCGGCGACGGGGCGGTGATCGGGGCGGGCGCGGTGGTGACGCGGGACGTGCCGCCGGGGGTTGTGGCGGCGGGCAACCCGGCCCGGGTGATCCGCGCGATCACCCAAGCCGACGCCGCCCGCACCGAGTTCAGCGCGGCGCGGCTGCCCGGCGCAGGCGATCGTTGA
- a CDS encoding prephenate dehydratase, which translates to MTGRISFQGELGAYSHAACRAARPDMDVLPCRTFEDAIEACLSGEADLAMLPIENTTYGRVADIHSLLPNSGLKIIDEAFVRVEIALMGLPGAPLSGVTRAMSHTVLLGQVRQFLRDRGIGTVTGADTAGSARVVAETADPTLAALAPRLAAEIYGLEILADGVEDQSNNTTRFLLCSRKADPDRRAERMVTTFTFRVRNIPAALYKALGGFATNGVNMTKLESYMVGGSFVATEFYADIEGHPEDPPVKRALEELGYFTSQIAILGTYPRRRA; encoded by the coding sequence ATGACCGGACGCATTTCATTCCAGGGGGAGCTTGGGGCCTATTCCCACGCCGCCTGCCGCGCCGCCCGCCCCGACATGGACGTCCTGCCCTGCCGCACCTTCGAGGACGCGATCGAGGCGTGCCTGTCGGGCGAGGCGGATCTGGCCATGTTGCCGATCGAGAACACGACCTATGGCCGCGTGGCCGACATCCATTCGCTGCTGCCCAATTCCGGGCTGAAGATCATCGACGAGGCCTTCGTGCGGGTGGAGATCGCGCTGATGGGCCTGCCCGGCGCGCCCCTGTCGGGCGTGACCCGCGCCATGAGCCATACGGTCCTTCTGGGACAGGTGCGCCAGTTCCTGCGCGACCGGGGCATCGGCACGGTCACGGGCGCGGACACCGCCGGTTCGGCCCGCGTGGTGGCCGAAACCGCCGATCCGACGCTGGCCGCCCTCGCCCCGCGCCTGGCCGCCGAAATCTATGGGCTGGAGATTCTGGCCGACGGGGTGGAGGATCAGTCCAACAACACCACGCGGTTTCTTTTGTGTTCGCGCAAGGCCGACCCCGACCGGCGGGCCGAGCGGATGGTCACCACCTTCACCTTCCGCGTCCGCAACATTCCGGCCGCGCTTTACAAGGCGCTGGGCGGGTTCGCGACGAACGGCGTCAACATGACCAAGCTGGAAAGCTATATGGTCGGGGGCAGTTTCGTCGCCACCGAATTCTATGCCGATATCGAAGGCCACCCGGAGGATCCCCCCGTCAAACGCGCGCTGGAAGAATTGGGCTATTTCACCAGCCAGATCGCGATCCTTGGCACCTATCCCCGCCGGCGCGCATGA
- a CDS encoding ABC transporter permease — protein sequence MTPLNARRWRNFKANRRAFWSLWIFAVLFGLSLMAEVIANDKPILVRYQGEWRSPIMTFYPETAFGGDFRTEADYTAPEVQCLIIAGGAEGCFDDPEGTITEAEDRGTVAGEVVQTGWILWPPIPYSYDTVNNLGRAAPSPPDANHWLGTDNTARDVLARVIYGFRLSVTFALIVTALTSVIGIAAGAVQGYFGGWTDLTFQRVIELWSATPMLYVIIIVGALYRLDFWSLVVLSVLFGWTALVGVVRAEFLRARNFEYVRAARALGVSDGRIMLRHVLPNAMVATLTMLPFITAGAIGSLAALDFLGFGLPSSAPSLGELTLQAKNNLQAPWLGFTAFFTFAIMLSLLVFMFEGVRDAFDPRKTFR from the coding sequence ATGACCCCCCTCAACGCGCGCCGCTGGCGCAACTTCAAGGCCAACCGCCGCGCCTTCTGGTCGCTCTGGATCTTTGCCGTGCTGTTCGGCCTGTCGCTGATGGCCGAGGTGATCGCCAACGACAAGCCAATCCTCGTCCGCTATCAGGGGGAATGGCGGTCGCCCATCATGACCTTCTATCCCGAAACGGCCTTCGGCGGGGATTTCCGGACCGAGGCCGATTATACTGCGCCCGAGGTGCAGTGCCTGATCATCGCGGGGGGCGCGGAGGGGTGTTTCGACGATCCCGAAGGCACCATCACCGAAGCCGAGGATCGTGGCACCGTGGCGGGCGAGGTGGTGCAGACCGGCTGGATCCTCTGGCCGCCCATCCCCTACAGCTATGACACCGTGAACAATCTGGGCCGCGCCGCGCCCTCGCCCCCCGATGCGAACCATTGGCTGGGGACGGACAACACCGCGCGGGATGTTCTGGCCCGCGTCATCTACGGCTTCCGCCTGTCGGTGACCTTCGCGCTGATCGTGACGGCGCTCACCTCGGTCATCGGCATCGCGGCGGGGGCGGTGCAGGGGTATTTCGGCGGCTGGACCGACCTCACCTTCCAGCGGGTGATCGAGCTGTGGTCGGCGACGCCCATGCTTTATGTCATCATCATCGTCGGCGCGCTCTATCGGCTGGATTTCTGGTCGCTGGTTGTGCTGTCGGTCTTGTTCGGGTGGACGGCGCTGGTGGGCGTGGTGCGGGCCGAATTCCTGCGCGCGCGGAACTTCGAATATGTGCGGGCGGCGCGGGCGCTGGGCGTGTCGGACGGGCGGATCATGCTTCGCCATGTGCTGCCCAACGCCATGGTCGCCACGCTGACCATGCTGCCCTTCATCACCGCGGGCGCGATCGGCAGCCTGGCGGCGCTGGACTTTCTGGGTTTCGGCCTGCCGTCCTCAGCCCCTTCCCTGGGCGAACTGACATTGCAGGCCAAGAACAACCTTCAGGCCCCGTGGCTGGGCTTCACCGCCTTCTTTACCTTCGCCATCATGCTCTCCCTCCTCGTCTTCATGTTCGAGGGGGTGCGCGATGCCTTCGACCCCAGAAAGACCTTTCGATGA
- a CDS encoding c-type cytochrome — protein sequence MGWGRPAGLIAGTGGALAVLVLLRVGAGALYAPHPAPQDPGPATAPAGAAPPTDTTATETTPTGAPDLPAGDAAAGRVVFNRCAACHAIDGPNRIGPHLDGVVGREKASVPDFAYSPALRAMAGQVWTPEALDAFLRNVRGYAPGTKMAFAGIASAQDRADLIAYLQSAP from the coding sequence ATGGGGTGGGGCAGACCCGCAGGGCTGATCGCGGGAACGGGCGGCGCGCTGGCCGTGCTGGTCCTTTTGCGGGTGGGGGCGGGGGCGCTCTATGCCCCGCACCCTGCGCCGCAGGATCCGGGCCCCGCCACTGCGCCCGCAGGGGCCGCCCCCCCGACTGACACGACCGCGACCGAAACAACCCCGACCGGCGCGCCCGACCTTCCGGCGGGCGATGCGGCGGCGGGGCGCGTGGTGTTCAACCGCTGCGCCGCCTGCCACGCCATCGACGGGCCGAACCGCATCGGCCCGCATCTGGACGGGGTGGTGGGGCGTGAAAAGGCCTCTGTGCCCGATTTCGCCTATTCCCCCGCGCTGCGGGCCATGGCGGGGCAGGTCTGGACGCCGGAGGCGCTGGATGCCTTCCTGCGCAACGTGCGCGGATACGCGCCGGGGACCAAGATGGCCTTTGCCGGCATCGCCAGCGCGCAGGATCGGGCCGACCTGATCGCCTATCTTCAATCGGCGCCGTGA
- a CDS encoding ABC transporter ATP-binding protein: MTVLEVTDLNIRFRQDGATHHAVRGVSFRVEKGQTVALVGESGSGKSVTALSTVQLLGDAAEVTGSVRYMGREMVGAAERELRAVRGNDISFIFQEPMTSLNPLHTIERQVTESIALHQGLRGAAARARVLELLDKVGIRDAENRLSAYPHQLSGGQRQRVMIAMALANNPTLLIADEPTTALDVTIQAQILDLLADLKVREGLSLLFITHDLNVVRKIADRVCVMQNGVLVEEGATADIFANPQHPYTRKLLGAEPTGRPVPVPDDAAEVLRTGDLRVWFPVHGGLLRRVKGHVKAVNAATLTLRAGETLGVVGESGSGKTTLAMAVLRLVESHGPIVVLGQDVQGKRARALRGLRRDMQVVFQDPFGSLSPRMTVEEIIAEGLGVHGAEGNRHEMVAAIMTEVGLDPATMARYPHEFSGGQRQRIAIARAMILRPKLVVLDEPTSALDMTVQVQIVDLLRDLQRKWGLAYLFISHDLRVVRALSHKIMVMRAGDVVEAGTVEAVFDRPATDYTRNLMQAAFPTAP; encoded by the coding sequence ATGACCGTGCTGGAGGTAACCGACCTGAACATCCGCTTCCGGCAGGACGGGGCCACGCATCACGCGGTGCGGGGCGTGTCATTCCGGGTGGAAAAGGGCCAGACCGTGGCGCTGGTGGGGGAATCCGGGTCGGGCAAGTCGGTGACGGCCCTGTCCACCGTGCAGCTTCTGGGCGACGCGGCCGAGGTGACGGGGTCCGTCCGCTATATGGGCCGCGAGATGGTGGGCGCGGCGGAGCGCGAGTTGCGGGCCGTGCGGGGCAACGACATCAGCTTTATCTTCCAAGAGCCGATGACCTCGCTCAACCCCCTCCACACGATCGAGCGGCAGGTGACGGAAAGCATCGCGCTGCATCAGGGGCTGCGGGGGGCGGCGGCGCGCGCGCGGGTGCTGGAACTGCTGGACAAGGTCGGTATCCGTGACGCCGAAAACCGCCTGTCGGCCTATCCCCACCAGCTTTCGGGCGGGCAGCGCCAGCGGGTGATGATCGCCATGGCGCTGGCCAACAACCCGACGCTGTTGATCGCGGACGAACCGACGACGGCGCTGGACGTGACGATCCAGGCGCAAATCCTCGACCTTCTGGCCGACCTGAAGGTGCGTGAGGGGTTGAGCCTTCTGTTCATCACCCACGACCTGAATGTGGTGCGCAAGATCGCCGACCGCGTCTGCGTCATGCAGAACGGCGTGCTGGTGGAAGAAGGGGCGACCGCCGACATCTTCGCCAATCCGCAGCATCCCTATACCCGCAAACTGCTGGGGGCCGAACCCACGGGGCGTCCGGTTCCGGTGCCCGACGACGCGGCCGAGGTGCTGCGGACAGGTGATCTGCGCGTCTGGTTTCCCGTGCATGGCGGTCTCTTGCGGCGGGTGAAGGGGCATGTGAAGGCGGTCAACGCCGCCACCCTGACCCTGCGCGCGGGCGAGACGCTGGGCGTGGTGGGCGAATCGGGATCGGGCAAGACGACGCTGGCCATGGCCGTCCTGCGGCTGGTGGAAAGCCACGGCCCCATCGTCGTTCTGGGCCAGGACGTTCAGGGCAAGCGCGCGCGGGCGCTGCGGGGCTTGCGCCGCGACATGCAGGTGGTGTTCCAGGACCCGTTCGGCAGCCTCTCGCCCCGCATGACGGTGGAGGAGATCATTGCCGAGGGGCTTGGCGTGCACGGGGCCGAGGGCAACCGGCACGAGATGGTCGCCGCCATCATGACCGAGGTGGGCCTCGACCCCGCCACGATGGCGCGCTACCCGCATGAATTTTCCGGCGGCCAGCGCCAGCGCATCGCCATCGCCCGCGCGATGATCCTGCGCCCCAAACTGGTGGTGCTGGACGAGCCGACCTCCGCGCTGGACATGACGGTGCAGGTGCAGATCGTGGACCTTCTGCGCGACTTGCAGCGGAAATGGGGCCTCGCCTATCTGTTCATCAGCCACGATCTGCGGGTGGTGCGCGCCCTGTCGCACAAGATCATGGTCATGCGCGCGGGCGATGTGGTCGAAGCCGGCACGGTGGAGGCGGTGTTCGACCGCCCCGCCACCGACTATACCCGCAATCTGATGCAGGCCGCGTTCCCGACCGCGCCATGA
- a CDS encoding D-alanyl-D-alanine carboxypeptidase family protein, which produces MGQAIASLLGQYVRFLLLAVILASGVGAAQAAPYAAYVMDARTGETLYSTNADTRLHPASLTKMMTLYIAFQHIKEGKVSLDTMITVSRNAASQPPSRLGLRAGQKIALRYLIRAAAVKSGNDAASAIGDALGGDEATFAAMMNRTAKALGMNNSTFVNANGLTRTGHMSTAHDMSILGRHLLFDFPEYYNLFSRRSTDAGMATVANTNRRFLDAYEGADGIKTGYTSAAGFNLTASALRGNSRIIATVFGGTSTADRNARMAKLLDMGFERAPRNAPIIAPTAPGSAAPVPQAPVQQAPALVASAGAAPSVVASSLRPQARPGSAPASTQLASAVEGMESGIASALQSASTSGLEASPAPAARAGADAASINVAVASASSQPLPFELIEEKVAQPQQQEMVATLSTSGGRHWGVNVGRFNSSYAADRAMTQIALAESATLNDGLRKIVQRASGYDANIMGLTQDQASLACRRLRAKSEECFEIGP; this is translated from the coding sequence ATGGGACAGGCGATCGCATCGCTGCTTGGGCAGTATGTCCGTTTTTTGCTGCTGGCCGTCATACTGGCGTCAGGGGTGGGGGCCGCGCAGGCCGCACCCTATGCCGCCTATGTCATGGACGCGCGAACGGGCGAAACCTTGTATTCGACAAACGCGGACACGCGGCTGCATCCGGCCTCGCTGACCAAGATGATGACGCTGTATATCGCGTTCCAGCACATCAAGGAAGGCAAGGTGTCGCTGGACACGATGATCACCGTGTCGCGCAACGCCGCGTCGCAGCCGCCGTCGCGGCTGGGGCTGCGGGCCGGGCAGAAGATCGCCCTGCGCTATCTGATCCGGGCGGCGGCGGTGAAATCGGGCAACGACGCGGCCTCGGCCATCGGCGATGCCCTGGGCGGGGATGAGGCGACCTTCGCCGCGATGATGAACCGCACCGCCAAGGCGCTGGGGATGAACAACTCCACCTTCGTCAACGCCAACGGGCTGACGCGGACGGGCCACATGTCCACCGCGCATGACATGTCCATCCTGGGCCGTCACCTGCTGTTCGATTTCCCGGAATACTACAACCTCTTCTCGCGCCGCAGCACGGATGCGGGCATGGCGACGGTGGCCAACACCAACCGCCGCTTCCTTGACGCCTATGAAGGCGCGGACGGGATCAAGACCGGCTACACCTCCGCCGCCGGGTTCAACCTGACCGCCTCGGCACTGCGGGGCAATTCGCGGATCATCGCGACGGTGTTCGGCGGCACGTCCACGGCCGACCGCAACGCGCGGATGGCCAAGCTTCTGGACATGGGGTTCGAGCGTGCGCCGCGCAACGCCCCCATCATCGCGCCCACCGCGCCGGGATCGGCGGCCCCCGTGCCGCAGGCCCCGGTTCAGCAGGCCCCCGCGCTGGTCGCATCCGCCGGGGCGGCGCCGTCGGTGGTCGCAAGCTCGCTCCGCCCGCAGGCGCGGCCCGGATCGGCCCCCGCCTCGACCCAACTCGCCTCGGCGGTGGAGGGGATGGAGAGCGGCATCGCCAGCGCGCTGCAATCGGCCTCCACCTCCGGCCTCGAGGCCTCGCCCGCGCCGGCCGCGCGGGCGGGGGCGGATGCCGCCTCCATCAACGTGGCGGTGGCGTCGGCCTCCAGCCAGCCCCTGCCCTTCGAACTGATCGAGGAAAAGGTCGCCCAGCCCCAGCAGCAAGAGATGGTGGCGACGCTCTCCACCTCCGGCGGGCGGCATTGGGGGGTGAATGTCGGGCGGTTCAACTCCAGCTATGCCGCCGACCGCGCGATGACGCAGATCGCCTTGGCCGAAAGCGCCACGCTGAACGACGGGCTGCGCAAGATCGTGCAGCGCGCCAGCGGCTATGACGCCAACATCATGGGGCTGACGCAGGATCAGGCCAGCCTCGCCTGCCGCCGCCTGCGCGCCAAATCCGAGGAATGTTTCGAGATCGGGCCGTAA
- a CDS encoding microcin C ABC transporter permease YejB: MGAYILRRLLLMVPVLFGIMVINFVLVQFVPGGPIEQVIANMQGQGDALEGVTGGAGDAGAQRDVTSGATGTTYVGSRGLPPEFIADLERQFGFDKPPLERFLLMIGNYLRFDFGESYFRSISVVDLVVEKMPVSISLGLWSTLIAYLISIPLGIAKATRDGTRFDTLTSALIIVAYAIPGFLFAILLLVLFAGGSYLQWFPIRGLTSDNWAQLGPFAKIADYFWHIALPVTASTIASFATLTLLTKNSFLDEIKKQYVMTARAKGLTENRVLYGHVFRNAMLIVVAGFPAVFVAVFFGGSLIIETIFSLDGLGRLAFEAAVSRDYPVVFGTLFVFSLIGLIVGLISDLMYVWIDPRIDFGSRG, from the coding sequence ATGGGCGCGTATATCCTTCGCCGGCTTTTGCTGATGGTGCCGGTGCTGTTCGGGATCATGGTGATCAACTTCGTGCTGGTGCAATTCGTGCCGGGCGGCCCGATCGAACAGGTCATCGCCAACATGCAGGGCCAGGGCGATGCGCTGGAAGGCGTGACGGGGGGCGCGGGCGATGCGGGGGCGCAGCGCGACGTGACCTCGGGCGCGACGGGCACCACCTATGTCGGATCGCGCGGTCTGCCGCCGGAATTCATCGCCGATCTGGAACGGCAGTTCGGCTTCGACAAGCCGCCGCTGGAACGGTTCCTGCTGATGATCGGCAATTACCTGCGGTTCGATTTCGGCGAGAGTTACTTTCGGTCCATCTCGGTCGTCGATCTGGTGGTGGAGAAGATGCCGGTGTCGATCTCGCTCGGCCTCTGGTCCACGCTGATCGCCTATCTGATCTCCATCCCCTTGGGCATTGCCAAGGCCACGCGGGACGGGACGCGGTTCGACACGCTGACCTCGGCCCTGATCATCGTCGCCTATGCCATTCCGGGCTTTCTGTTCGCCATTCTGCTCCTGGTCCTGTTCGCGGGGGGCAGCTATCTCCAATGGTTCCCAATCCGGGGGCTGACCTCGGACAACTGGGCGCAGCTGGGGCCATTCGCCAAGATCGCGGATTACTTCTGGCACATCGCCCTGCCGGTCACGGCCTCCACCATCGCCAGTTTCGCGACCCTGACCCTGCTGACGAAGAACAGCTTTCTGGACGAGATCAAGAAGCAATACGTCATGACCGCCCGCGCCAAGGGGCTGACCGAAAACCGCGTGCTTTACGGCCACGTCTTCCGCAACGCGATGCTGATCGTGGTGGCGGGCTTTCCGGCGGTGTTCGTGGCGGTGTTCTTCGGCGGCAGCCTGATCATTGAGACGATCTTCTCGCTGGACGGTCTGGGGCGGCTGGCCTTTGAGGCGGCGGTCAGCCGCGATTATCCGGTCGTTTTCGGCACGCTGTTCGTGTTCAGCCTGATCGGGCTGATCGTCGGGCTGATCTCGGACCTGATGTATGTCTGGATCGACCCCCGCATCGATTTCGGGAGCCGCGGATGA
- a CDS encoding extracellular solute-binding protein produces the protein MIGKGVGISRRGVLGGIGVSAFAAAYPGLIPAPAGAQEPAGDPNRILTSHGFSTFGALKYPAGFAHLDYVNPDAPKGGEMSSWALGTFDSFNPYSRKGRASALSVMPYESLLGDVADDTAYYGLVAHSLEYPETQDWVVFHMRPEAMFSDGTPVTAHDVAFSHNLLLEQGLPSYAQSVKASIPTVEAIDDSTVRFVFADGVPRKSLIGQAGGTPIWSRAWYEATGARLDESRLETSPGSGPYVIDSYDINRRITLRRNPDYWGRDLPIMQGRANFDTIRVEYFADPGAAFEAFKAGQFTFRQETNSGTWSTGYDFPAVTRGEVVKEELPDGNIPQATGFVFNLRREKFQDLRVRRALALMYNFTWTNNTLQYGLFQQRVSFWQNSPDLQAQGVPEGRELELLQEVSDQIAPEILTAEVAMPHVSGDRQLDRGNLRAALALMQDAGWTPDATGRLNRDGEPFTLEFLIGDPNLDRYITPYTDNLKALGVDATMRRVDYAQYTLRERDHDWDMILDGYLTGPEEGTGMAQRFGSADKDDLFNPAGYGSPALDHLISRVIDATTREEMAAGVRAADRLLRHEMIMVPTWYLGKYWVAYWQGYGRPDTIPPYALGQNDFWWSDKT, from the coding sequence ATGATCGGCAAAGGGGTCGGGATCTCGCGGCGGGGCGTGTTGGGCGGGATCGGCGTCTCGGCCTTCGCCGCCGCCTATCCCGGTCTTATCCCGGCCCCCGCGGGGGCGCAGGAACCGGCGGGCGATCCGAACCGCATCCTGACCTCGCACGGGTTCTCCACCTTCGGCGCGCTGAAATACCCGGCGGGGTTCGCCCATCTGGACTATGTGAACCCCGACGCGCCCAAGGGGGGCGAGATGTCGAGCTGGGCCTTGGGCACCTTCGACAGCTTCAACCCCTATTCCCGCAAGGGGCGCGCCTCGGCCCTGTCGGTGATGCCCTATGAAAGCCTGCTGGGCGACGTCGCGGACGACACGGCCTATTACGGGCTGGTGGCCCACAGCCTTGAATATCCCGAAACGCAGGATTGGGTCGTCTTCCACATGCGGCCCGAGGCGATGTTCTCGGACGGAACGCCCGTCACCGCCCATGATGTGGCCTTCAGCCACAACCTGCTCTTGGAACAGGGGCTGCCCTCCTATGCCCAGTCGGTCAAGGCCTCCATCCCCACGGTGGAGGCGATCGACGATTCGACCGTGCGCTTCGTCTTTGCCGACGGGGTGCCGCGCAAAAGCCTGATCGGGCAGGCGGGCGGCACGCCGATCTGGTCGCGGGCGTGGTATGAGGCGACCGGCGCGCGGCTGGACGAAAGCCGGCTTGAGACGTCGCCCGGGTCCGGCCCCTATGTCATCGACAGCTATGACATCAACCGCCGCATCACCCTGCGCCGGAACCCCGACTATTGGGGCCGCGATCTGCCGATCATGCAGGGGCGCGCGAATTTCGACACGATCCGCGTGGAATATTTCGCCGATCCCGGCGCCGCGTTCGAGGCGTTCAAGGCGGGCCAGTTCACCTTCCGGCAAGAGACGAACTCCGGCACCTGGTCCACCGGCTATGATTTCCCCGCCGTGACCCGTGGCGAGGTGGTGAAAGAGGAGCTGCCCGACGGCAACATCCCGCAGGCCACGGGCTTCGTCTTCAACCTGCGGCGGGAGAAGTTTCAGGACCTGCGCGTCCGCCGCGCGCTTGCGCTGATGTATAATTTCACCTGGACCAACAACACGCTGCAATACGGCCTCTTCCAGCAGCGCGTAAGCTTCTGGCAGAACAGCCCCGACCTTCAGGCCCAGGGCGTCCCCGAAGGGCGCGAGCTGGAATTGCTGCAGGAGGTGTCGGACCAGATCGCGCCCGAGATCCTGACCGCCGAGGTGGCGATGCCCCATGTGTCGGGTGACCGGCAATTGGATCGCGGCAACCTGCGCGCGGCGCTGGCCCTGATGCAGGACGCGGGCTGGACCCCCGACGCGACGGGCCGCCTGAACCGGGACGGCGAACCGTTCACGCTGGAATTCCTGATCGGCGATCCGAATCTGGACCGCTACATCACCCCCTATACCGACAATCTGAAGGCGCTGGGCGTGGACGCGACCATGCGGCGGGTGGATTACGCCCAATACACGCTGCGGGAACGCGACCACGATTGGGACATGATCCTCGATGGCTATCTCACCGGCCCCGAGGAGGGGACCGGCATGGCCCAGCGGTTCGGCAGCGCGGACAAGGACGATCTGTTCAACCCCGCAGGCTATGGCTCGCCCGCGCTGGACCATCTGATTTCCCGCGTGATCGACGCCACCACGCGCGAGGAGATGGCGGCGGGCGTCCGCGCCGCCGACCGTCTGCTGCGGCACGAGATGATCATGGTGCCGACGTGGTATCTGGGCAAATACTGGGTCGCCTATTGGCAAGGCTATGGCCGGCCAGACACGATCCCGCCCTATGCGCTGGGCCAGAATGACTTCTGGTGGTCGGACAAGACCTGA